One stretch of Bombina bombina isolate aBomBom1 chromosome 7, aBomBom1.pri, whole genome shotgun sequence DNA includes these proteins:
- the LOC128636440 gene encoding zinc finger protein 260-like, which yields MGEARDMFIKGLQVRHLIGATPCLIDLLWYRLLKEEIIVRIKTLKQANSFISEATMQVIILGAKIYGFSVLARMALRLNSWLADISSKSKLLVLPYKGEILFGPAKTISDITGGEGSFHPKDKKNSPKDVKGPFFPFQDPFEPMHSVDLKLLSWKVPFLLAIASARRVSEISGLHVTQIVIYVPTGYVPERPLLVTQIEHREEPYVSSFPNTRGEFTNCSNPSHGQAANASFSLFKNQRSVGNVCSECGKCFIEKSFLFDHLKSHTGKKAFSCSDCGKCFSRKSNLIKHHKIHTGEKAFSCSVCGKCFTLKSNLIKHHKIHTGEKAFSCSVCGKCFYRKSYLIDHQKIHTGEKAFSCSECGKCFTQKSTLNNHLKIHTAEKAFSCLECGKWFTQETNLIRHQKIHTGEKAFLCSDCGKCFTQKSNLIKHLEIHTRGKAFSCSDCGKCFIWKSNLIKHQEIHTRGKAFSCSECGKCFTQKSVLNRHYKIHTGEKAFSCSDCGKCFTQKSNLINHLKTHTGDKQFSCSDCGKFFTRKSNLISHQKIHTGEKAFSCSDCGKCFIRKSELIMHHKIHTRKKVVSCSDCGKCFTWKSNLIKHQKIHTEEKALSCSECGKCFPRKSNLITHHKVHTGEKVFSCSYCGNCFSRKSNLIRHHKVHTEKKAFSCSDCGILFTQKSNLIDHQKFHIKGNQNLTS from the exons atgggagaagccagggatatgtTCATCAAAGGTcttcaagtgcggcatcttattggtgcaacgccttgtctgattgaTCTATTGTGGTATAGACTCCTTAAGGAGGAGATCATAGTCAGAATTAAGACTTTAAAgcaagccaattcctttatttctgaggctaccatgcaagttattattCTGGGAGCCAAGATATATGGCTTCTCTGTGCTAGCCCGCATGGCTTTGCGACTAAATTCTTGGCTAGCTGACatttcctctaagtccaagcttctggtgcttccttacaagggtgagaTCTTGTTTGGACCAGCAAAaacaatttctgatattactggtggagaAGGGTCTTTTCATCCAAAAGACAAGAAGAATAGTCCTAAGGACGTCAAAGGCCCTTtctttcctttt CAagatccttttgaacctatgcattctgttgatcttaAACTTCTATCCTGGAAGGTTCCGTTTTTGTTGGCCAtcgcctctgctcgcagagtctctgagatatcTGGTTTACA tgttacacagattgtgatttatgtccctacaggatatgtccctgagagacctttacttgttacacagattgagcACAGAGAGGAGCCGTACGTGAGCAGTTTTCCTAATACCAGAG gtgaattcacaaactgcaGTAATCCTAGTCATGGTCAGGCTGCAAATGCTTCTTTCAGTCTTTTCAAAAATCAAAGGAGTGTAGGAaatgtatgttctgaatgtggaaaatgtttcatAGAAAAATCATTTCTTTTTGACCATCTGAAATCTCATACAGgaaaaaaagcattttcatgttctgactgtgggaaatgtttttctcggaaatcaaatcttattaagcatcacaaaattcacacaggagaaaaagcattttcatgttctgtctgtgggaaatgttttactctgaaatcaaatcttattaagcatcacaaaattcacaccggagaaaaagcattttcatgttctgtctGTGGGAAGTGTTTTTATCGGAAATCATATcttattgatcatcagaaaattcatacaggagaaaaagcattttcatgttctgaatgtggcaaatgttttactcagaaatcaactcttaataatcatctgaaaattcatacagcagagaaagcattttcatgtttggAGTGTGGGAAATGGTTTACTCAGGAAACAAATCTTATTAGGCACCAGAAAATTCACACTGGAGAAAAAGCTtttttatgttctgactgtgggaaatgttttactcagaaatcaaatcttattaagcATCTGGAAATTCACACAAGAggaaaagcattttcatgttctgactgtgggaaatgttttatttggaaatcaaatcttattaagcATCAGGAAATTCACACAAGGggaaaagcattttcatgttctgaatgtgggaaatgttttactcagaagtCAGTTCTTAATAGGCAttacaaaattcacacaggagaaaaagctttttcatgttctgactgtgggaaatgttttactcagaaatcaaatcttattaatcatctgaaaactcatacaggagatAAACAATTTTCGTGTTCTGATTGTGGGAAATTTTTCACTCGTAAATCAAATCTTATTAgtcatcagaaaattcacacaggagaaaaagcattttcatgttctgactgtggtaaATGTTTTATTCGGAAATCAGAACTTATTATGCATCACAAAATTCACACACGAAAAAAAGTggtttcatgttctgactgtgggaaatgttttacttggaaatcaaatcttattaagcATCAAAAAATTCACACAGAAGAAAAAGcactttcatgttctgaatgtgggaaatgttttcctcggaaatcaaatcttattactcaTCACAaagttcacacaggagaaaaagtaTTTTCATGTTCTTACTGTGGGAATTGTTTTTctcggaaatcaaatcttattaggcATCACAAAGTTCACACTgaaaaaaaagcattttcatgttctgactgtgggatattgtttactcagaaatcaaatcttattgatCATCAGAAATTTCATATTAAAGGAAATCAGAATTTAACCTCTTAA